The following proteins are co-located in the Penaeus monodon isolate SGIC_2016 chromosome 10, NSTDA_Pmon_1, whole genome shotgun sequence genome:
- the LOC119577897 gene encoding uncharacterized protein LOC119577897, whose amino-acid sequence MADHTEDNDPFEEDIVFDQAGLLGGKMPRSRQQSTVGFLPTFMLFIRTVFLCIAFIGLGLCVSVSGGPLIKLEIGVGISVDTAFHTFTARSVGTLFGGILGSLLFEVYNRQFLMFVSLVWVAVCVTVMPFTVATALWWTFATTAALGMGLGFLFTGGNVLCLDLWGRAGGASLQALHFSFAVGAFIAPLAIHPFFVGLHPFEIQSNQSLMETTAMTEAPHIPRFVRSLQDDVYNASYSGEQSLGNLTNEKIKLLTLPKGTTEDTILVVNSTSDHLLTSLENENDTSVTVEPDYTLPETTTSARAASTKPPMKKPNFTDGNALHPDNDTKWKRPSSRDQGKTKVNPPKPQQEPSKNQTLEISVPTAASVEAEQSIEGSGDNDATSSEVHITMMPEQVEEAVQTENQPVVNETTVETEDSSLVKLPTVLPTTTTTPKPTAVEITSITTTAATSTTTAPTTTTTATTTTTTTTTTPATTVVTTHMPETTEDPNLPLVPYPKEVAEQEDHEDHFREDLEEDIETPENVDDENMDDDSEEEPEAQGLQEALSDEPISEESYEDEQNKSGISSVMHSQKPGTYSIGSDENNKFLDDMAQRFKDYGVTKVHLAYICIGIFIILNALISVVILCHNPREPRSKQDDGSMGEINKSRVLVFMVIFSVFMFMAESLQGAVHHLLATTDTGTGLDVIQNTGIDGQALFWGLVCLVRFLCILVSGCLKLKPGKLLTISILFAAMGSVFLAIGSYGKDDFLWSGIIFMALGLAPILPTSLLWMAQYMRVTHRMCALMIILASFGNSLTHSLLTKVVGNSHVYPFILVTVSFVSLFCLLLSMCVIYTARRSRTLGVPAGYQLANQHEEEDSIELTPSGSAVFTPSDPPVRENGEAGQSLLID is encoded by the exons ATGGCAGATCACACAGAAGATAATGATCCTTTCGAAGAGGACATTGTCTTTGACCAAGCAGGCCTCCTCGGCGGGAAGATGCCACGGTCGAGACAGCAATCCACCGTGGGGTTCTTACCTACATTCATGCTGTTCATAAGGACTGTTTTCCTTTGTATAGCCTTTATTGGTTTG GGGCTATGTGTATCCGTAAGTGGAGGTCCTCTGATAAAATTGGAAATAGGAGTGGGGATATCGGTAGACACAGCATTCCATACGTTCACAGCACGTTCTGTAGGCACACTCTTTGGAGGAATCCTAG GTTCACTGCTGTTTGAAGTATACAATCGTCAGTTCCTGATGTTTGTGAGCTTGGTATGGGTAGCCGTGTGCGTCACAGTCATGCCCTTCACTGTCGCAACAGCCCTCTGGTGGACATTTGCAACAACCGCTGCCTTGGGAATGGGACTGGGCTTTTTGTTCACAG GTGGAAATGTCCTTTGTCTAGACTTATGGGGCCGTGCTGGTGGTGCCTCCCTGCAAGCACTACACTTCAGTTTTGCAGTTGGAGCTTTTATTGCACCACTTGCAATTCATCCATTCTTTGTTGGGTTGCACCCTTTCGAGATCCAAAGCAATCAGTCTCTAATGGAGACCACAGCTATGACAGAGGCTCCACATATTCCAAGGTTTGTTCGAAGTTTGCAGGATGATGTATATAATGCTAGCTATAGTGGAGAACAGTCTTTGGGGAATCTTACTAATGAAAAGATTAAACTTTTAACACTACCTAAGGGCACAACTGAAGACACCATATTAGTAGTCAATAGTACATCTGATCATCTCTTGACATCAttagagaatgaaaatgatacatCAGTGACTGTGGAACCAGATTATACATTGCCAGAGACAACAACTAGTGCAAGAGCTGCATCTACAAAACCCCCAATGAAGAAACCCAATTTTACTGATGGCAATGCACTGCATcctgataatgatacaaaatggAAGCGACCATCCTCCAGAGACCaagggaaaacaaaagtaaacccACCTAAGCCTCAACAAGAGCCGTCCAAAAATCAAACTCTGGAAATTTCCGTTCCTACTGCAGCATCTGTTGAAGCTGAACAGTCAATAGAGGGTTCTGGTGATAATGATGCCACTTCATCGGAGGTGCACATCACAATGATGCCAGAGCAAGTTGAGGAAGCTGTGCAGACTGAAAACCAACCTGTGGTGAATGAGACTACAGTTGAAACAGAAGATTCTTCTCTTGTTAAATTGCCAACTGTTCTCCCTACTACCACAACCACACCTAAACCTACAGCTGTTGAGATCACTTCTATAACTACCACTGCAGCCACTTCCACAAccactgctcctactactactactactgctactactac cacaacaactACCACCACAACTCCAGCAACCACAGTTGTTACAACCCATATGCCAGAGACAACAGAGGATCCCAATTTACCTCTTGTACCTTACCCCAAGGAAGTAGCAGAGCAAGAAGATCATGAAGACCATTTTAGAGAAGATTTGGAAGAAGACATTGAAACTCCAGAGAATGTGGATGATGAAAATATGGATGATGATTCTGAAGAGGAACCAGAGGCTCAGGGCCTACAGGAGGCTTTAAGTGATGAACCAATCAGCGAGGAGTCCTATGAGGATGAACAAAATAAGAGCGGGATATCATCAGTTATGCATTCCCAGAAGCCTGGTACCTATAGTATTggaagtgatgaaaataataaatttttggatGATATGGCACAGCGTTTTAAAGATTATGGAGTGACTAAAGTCCACTTAGCCTACATATGTATTgggatttttattattctcaatgCATTAATATCAGTTGTCATCCTTTGCCACAATCCACGGGAACCAAGATCGAAGCAAGATGATGGAAGCATGGGTGAAATCAACAAAAGTAGAGTCCTTGTCTTCATGGTCATATTTTCAGTGTTCATGTTTATGGCTGAATCATTGCAAGGGGCAGTACATCACCTTTTAGCTACAACAGATACTGGCACAGGACTCGATGTTATCCAGAATACAGGCATAGATGGTCAGGCTCTCTTCTGGGGCCTAGTGTGTCTGGTGAGATTTCTCTGCATATTAGTGTCTGGATGTTTGAAACTGAAACCAGGAAAGCTCTTGACAATATCTATTCTGTTTGCAGCAATGGGCTCGGTCTTCTTGGCCATTGGTTCATATGGGAAGGATGATTTTCTTTGGTCTGGCATTATTTTCATGGCCCTTGGTCTAGCTCCTATCTTACCAACAAGTCTCCTTTGGATGGCGCAGTACATGAGAGTGACTCACCGTATGTGTGCTCTTATGATCATCTTGGCTTCATTCGGAAATTCCCTTACACACTCACTCCTTACAAAGGTTGTAGGCAATTCACATGTATATCCATTTATCCTTGTAACAgtcagttttgtttctctcttctgtttgttgTTATCAATGTGTGTGATTTACACTGCCAGGCGAAGTCGAACCCTAGGCGTGCCGGCAGGATACCAGCTGGCAAATCAACACGAAGAGGAGGATAGCATTGAACTTACCCCTTCTGGGAGTGCAGTATTTACTCCCAGCGACCCACCTgtaagagagaatggggaagctGGTCAGTCACTCTTGATAGATTAG